In Runella sp. SP2, the genomic window TTTGACCCATTTTGAAAAGGAAGGAAAGTTCTTGGAAGGAACGGGAAGTATGGTGCTCGACCGTCGGTATAAAATAGCGTATGCCTGCCTTTCACCACGTACGCATCCCGAGGTTTTGGACGCATTTTCGGAAGCGACTGGCTTTAGCGTTGTGAAATTTAACGCGGCTGATGCCAACGGAAAGGCAATTTACCATACCAACGTCCTTATGTGCGTAGGTGACGCGTTTGCGGTAGTTTGTTTACAAGCCATCACCGACCCCGACGAGCGCCTGTACGTGCGCGAAGAGCTTGAAAAAACGGGCAAACAAGTGATAGAAATTACGCTGGAACAGATGAACAGCTTCGCAGGAAATATGTTATTGGTATATAACAAACGTGGCGAAAAACTGCTCGTGATGTCCACGCAAGCGTTTGAGTCATTGACCGCCAAACAGCGTGATGAACTCGATGATTATGCTGTATTGCTCCACTCCGATTTGTCAATTATCGAAAGAAATGGCGGTGGTTCTGCGCGCTGCATGATGGCCGAAGTGCATCTTACTGAGAAATAAGTCGTACCTTTGTGGCTTATTACGATGAATAAGCCACATGAAATTTGACGAACTAAATCTGAACAAATCCCTGTTGAAATCCCTTGATGACTTGGGTTTTACGACGGCAACAACCATCCAATCGAAGGTTTTTCCAGTCGTGATGTCAGGGAAAGATGTATATGGAATTGCACAAACTGGTACGGGAAAGACCTTTGCGTACTTGTTGCCATGCTTGCGTCTGTTTCAGTTTTCCAAAGAGAAATCTCCGCAATTAGTGATATTAGTACCCACCCGCGAGTTGGTGGTGCAGGTCGTGGAGTCGGTAAAACAGCTAACGACCTACATGAACCTACTCGTGGTGGGTGTCTATGGAGGGGTAAATTTTAAACCCCAAGTGGCTGAGGTGTCCAACGGCGTTGATGTGCTGGTTGCTACGCCAGGCCGACTGGTCGATTTGCTGTCGAGCGGGGTGGTAAAGCCAAAGAATATCAAGCGATTAGTGCTCGACGAAGCCGACGAAATGCTCAACTTAGGGTTTCGAGCGCAGTTGAAGTTAATTTTGGATACCCTGCCCGAACGCCGCCAAAACCTTCTTTTTTCGGCTACCATTACCGACGAAGTAGAAGCGTTGATGAACAGCTACTTTGAAAGCCCCGTGCGGGTGGAGGCGACCCCTGTAGGAACACCTTTGGATAATATTTACCAAACGGCCTACGATGTTCCCAATTTTTATACCAAAATCAATTTGTTGACATTGCTTCTTGGTCACGACCCCGACATGACAAAAGTGTTGGTGTTTGTGGCAACCAAGCAATTGGCCGAGTTGGTGTACAACGAATTGTCGGTAGAATTTGGCGAAGAATTAAGCGTTATTCACTCAAATAAAGCCCAAAACCAGCGTTTTGAGGCCGTTAATCGTTTTGAAAAAGGCGAAGCACGTATTTTGGTGGCGACCGACGTGATTGCGCGCGGCTTGGACATTGCCGAAGTGTCGCACGTCATTAATTTTGACATGCCTGAATTTCCCGAAACGTACATTCACCGCATTGGCCGTACAGGGCGGGTGGATAAAAAAGGCGTGGCCATTAGTTTTATTACCGAAAACGAGAAAGAACAGCAGTTGGAGGTAGAAGTGCTAATGCAGCAAGAAATTCCAATGCGGCCGTTGCCCAAGCACCTCGAAATTTCGGATGAACTGATTGAGGATGAAAAACCGAAACAAATGATGAAACTGCCGCAAGTCAAGATTGCGTTGAGCGAATCGTTTGGGGGGGCGTTTCACGAAAAATCGGAGAAAAACAAAAAAGTAAACGTGCGCCGCGACCATGCCAAGGAAATGATGAAAAAGTACGGCAAACCCATCAGAAAAACGCGCCCTAATAATGGGTAATAGCTCACGGCTGTGTGCTTCTGGTTGCTCTTAGACGTGCCTCTGGTTGCTTACAACCAGAGGATGTGAGATGTGTTTCTGGTTGTGAGCAACCAGAAGATTAAAAAAATAAGCCTCTCTATTGACATGTATGGAGAGGTTTTTATATGTTTGTAGTGTATTAGTTAAATAGTACACTAAATCTCAAAGATTCCATGATTCATTTAGACGCTATTTCGTTCAGCTATGAAAAGAAACCCCTGTTTTCGGGGTTGACAATGCACTTGCAGCCAGGGCATATTTATGGGCTTTTGGGGGCAAACGGGGTGGGAAAAACGACTTTGCTCAAGTTACTGGCAGGATTGGTTTTCCCAAAAGGAGGGATGTGCAAGGTGTTGGAGCAGGAGCCACGCCACCGCAAGCCTTCGTTGATGAGTCAGCTGTATTTTGTGGCCGATGAGCCTCATTTGCCGCACGCAACGGCGGCGCGGTACGCGGATACCTACGGCGTTTTTTACCCAAATTTTGACAAATCGCTGTATTTGGAGTACTTAAAAGAGTTTCAAGTCCCTGCCGAACAGGTCTTTTCTAAACTGTCGTTTGGGCAGCGGAAAAAGGTGGTCATCAGCTTTGCATTGGCGACCAAAGTGCCGCTGGTACTCATGGACGAACCTACCAATGGCTTGGACATTCCTTCAAAAAGTACCTTCCGAAAGTTGGTAGCGGGGGCCATGACCGACGAACGCTGCATCGTGATTTCGACCCACCAAGTGCGCGATTTGGATAGCTTGATAGACGCCGTTTTGATTCTTCATCAGGGCAAAATCGTTTATAACGAAGACCTCAATGCCTTGGCCGCCGAGGCAACCGCGCAGCCCAACCTCGAAAGTTTATTCCAAGAAGTCATTCAATTCCACTAATGATGAACGATACGTTTGACCTTCGCCGATTTGGGTGGTATGCCCAGAGAGAGTTACGCGAAAACTGGAAAGCCTATGCGTTGGGTTTAGTCGGAATGGTGGCATTAATGGCCTTTTTCATCTACTCAGAAAGAAGTAAAGTGCCAGAAAAATATCGGGCGCTTCCCATTGACATCTACCCTTCGTTGGTGATAACAATGGGTATGATGGTATGGGTAAGCAGTGGATTTAGCCTGAGAGGTTTTTCGACGGCAGACGAACGTTTTGGGACGTTGCTTTTGCCCGTTTCCAACCTTGAGCGTTTGCTGTATGCGTGGTTGGTGTCGCTACCCGTGCCGATGTTGGTTTGTGCGTTTGTGTGGAAAATAAGTTGGTTGCTAATCATTGAACAATGGAAACAAGACATTCCTACCTTAAAAATCAACACTGATTTTGCCTACTGGGCCGACGCTTCTTACTTTTCTATTTTTATCTTGACGGGTTCGGCGGTTTTTATGCTGGGTGCAATGACCCTCGGCAAACTCAATTTCCTCAAAACGATGGGAGTTTTATTGCTCGCTGGCGTTGCGGTACTTCAATGGGGGCAAGGGTATTTGTTGCGTGCGATGTTTCCTGCCGAAGGGTTGCGACAACCTACGCCCGCGCCTTGGGTACCTCCAACGATTACGGTGCGTAGCCCAGAAGGTATTTCGGTCGAACGTATTCACTCTGTGTATGAGAACCTTTATCAGTTTTGGTGGGTACTATGTTTACCGATTTGTTTGTACGTTATCGTATTTCTAAAAATGAAAGAACGAGAGGGGTAGAGGATTTTAAAACAAATTAATCTTATTGATGATGAATGACCTATTTGATATTCGACGTTTCGGACTCTATGCCCGAAAAGAGTTTCGTGAAAACTGGAAAGTGTATGCGCTGTTTGCCGTAGGCATTGTGGTAATGCAGCTGGTATTCATTTATTTATTGTGTAAACCGCTAGAGAATAAATTTTATTATAACCAGTTGAAAGGGTATGATTTAAACCCTTTTGCTGGGCTTTTTAACTCTGCCGTAATAGCCACCTGGATTTCAGGAAGCTATGCTTACTCTTATTTTTCTTCTTCTTCCAAAACTTTTTCTTCTCTAACATTGCCCGTTTCCCCCTTAGAACGATTTTGTTTTGCTTGGCTTCTTACTATCCCTTTAAGCTTGATCATAACGGCTATTTTATGGCGAGTGACTTGGTTATTTACAACCCCATTTGTTCTTTCGACCTTTCCTAAAGTAAGCATTGTAATGGATTATTCGAAGGCATTTAGGAATGTAGTTCAAACAAGTTTAGCGATTGGAGTTTTCGGCATTTCGGGAGCGTTTATGTTGGGAAGTTTGGTTTTTAGGAAATATAGCTTTTTTAAAACATTGGCAATTGGGTTAGGAGCGATATTACTTCTCTATGCGTTTCAACAAAATGTACTAACAGCAATTTTACCAAATGCCGATAGAGTGGAAACCTACCCTTATCCAGGTTTTATATATGCAAGTGTAAGAACCATTTCCAAGCTTCATATCCAATTTGGTTCGACCCTTGAATTGCCCTACCTCATTTGGTGGGTGTGGTGTTTACCTGTCATCTTGTGGGTAGCGACGTACTTGAAAATCAAAGAAAAAGAAGTTTAACAGCCATGAATTTTCATAACCAAATCCCGATTTATCTGCAAATCGCTGAACACATCGGCGAGCAGATTCTGACCCAACGTTGGAAACCCGATGACAAAATTCCGTCCATTCGGGAATTAGCAGTACAATTGGAGGTAAACCCCAATACGGTGCAGCGTACTTACGATTTTTTGCAAACGCAAGAGGTGATTTTTACCAAGCGTGGGTTGGGGTATTTTGTGGCACCTAATGGCGAACAAAATTACCTCAATTGGCGCAAGGAAACGTTTGTACAAAACGAACTACCGATTTTTTTTAAACAAATTCGCTTACTAAAAATGAGTTTTGAAGAACTCGAAAAACGATTTTACGAATATGAAACCATCTAATCTATTGCTAACCGTGGCCGTCGTTGTGACGCTGGTCGTTCAGGCGCTTTTAGTGTTTGGGTACAAGAGTGCCTATTTGGAACAACTGACCGCCAAACAAGAAAAAGCGCATACGATTTTTGAAGCATTTCGAATTGAAAATAAGCCAATTAAAGTATTGAGAGCCAAAGGTATTCGCTTTGTGTTACATCTAGGAGAAGAAAAACAAGGCTTTCGTCACGATTACCGTCGGGTAGGTTTTGGTTATAGTAAGAGGGGAGACACGCTCGAAATTTCAGCCGTAACGGGACGGCAGGATGATGTCGATTTTTGTGAGTTGTATTTTTCTGAAATGCCCGCGATTGAGCTGTATGATTCAAACGTCAGTATCGTTACTACCAAGCCCATGCAGGCGTCGCTTTTGGTGAAGAAAAATAGCGTGTGTGCGCTGCAAAAAGGGACGTGGGAAAAGCTAGACACACGGGTAGAAGATACTTCTAAACTCCGATTGGCAGAAGGAAGCGAAATCAGCCAGTTGACGGTGAGCTTGGCAGACAAAGCAGGATTGGAGGACGCGGGAGCAACGGTGAAAAAAATTCGATTGGCTTCTCAGTCCGATAGCAGTGAGGTAACACTTTCGGGTAAATCACTGAAAAATTTACAATAAAAAATTGTACATTTCCTGCAAAATAAACCCTTTTCACGGAAATGACATTCGATTACATCATCATCGGGGCGGGCTCGGCGGGTTGTGTGCTGGCGCATCGTCTTTCGGCAAATCCAGCCATCCAAGTATTGTTGTTGGAAGCAGGAGGGCCTGACAAAAAAATGGAAATTCATATTCCAGCGGCTTATTCCAAACTCAATCGTACGGAGGTCGATTGGGGATTTGAAACTGAGCCTCAGCCCCATGTCCTGAATCGAAAAATGTATTTGCCGCGCGGAAAAGCATTAGGCGGAAGTAGTTCCACCAATGCCATGGCCTACGTGAGGGGAAACCGCGCCGATTATGACGAATGGGCAGCGCTTGGGAATGAGGGCTGGAGTTATGATGAGGTGTTGCCTTATTTTAAAAAATCAGAACATAACGAGCAGATTCACAACGAGTACCACGGGCAAGGTGGAC contains:
- the ctlX gene encoding citrulline utilization hydrolase CtlX, which codes for MQPQATTHIMMIRPVRFGFNEETAESNAFQDAALAAQTKDSAQQDALAEFENMVAQLTAAGVDVITYEDTPEPYTPDSIFPNNWISFHQSGKVILYPMQAENRRLERRMDIVEGLKEHFQVDEVIDLTHFEKEGKFLEGTGSMVLDRRYKIAYACLSPRTHPEVLDAFSEATGFSVVKFNAADANGKAIYHTNVLMCVGDAFAVVCLQAITDPDERLYVREELEKTGKQVIEITLEQMNSFAGNMLLVYNKRGEKLLVMSTQAFESLTAKQRDELDDYAVLLHSDLSIIERNGGGSARCMMAEVHLTEK
- a CDS encoding DEAD/DEAH box helicase; protein product: MKFDELNLNKSLLKSLDDLGFTTATTIQSKVFPVVMSGKDVYGIAQTGTGKTFAYLLPCLRLFQFSKEKSPQLVILVPTRELVVQVVESVKQLTTYMNLLVVGVYGGVNFKPQVAEVSNGVDVLVATPGRLVDLLSSGVVKPKNIKRLVLDEADEMLNLGFRAQLKLILDTLPERRQNLLFSATITDEVEALMNSYFESPVRVEATPVGTPLDNIYQTAYDVPNFYTKINLLTLLLGHDPDMTKVLVFVATKQLAELVYNELSVEFGEELSVIHSNKAQNQRFEAVNRFEKGEARILVATDVIARGLDIAEVSHVINFDMPEFPETYIHRIGRTGRVDKKGVAISFITENEKEQQLEVEVLMQQEIPMRPLPKHLEISDELIEDEKPKQMMKLPQVKIALSESFGGAFHEKSEKNKKVNVRRDHAKEMMKKYGKPIRKTRPNNG
- a CDS encoding ATP-binding cassette domain-containing protein; this translates as MIHLDAISFSYEKKPLFSGLTMHLQPGHIYGLLGANGVGKTTLLKLLAGLVFPKGGMCKVLEQEPRHRKPSLMSQLYFVADEPHLPHATAARYADTYGVFYPNFDKSLYLEYLKEFQVPAEQVFSKLSFGQRKKVVISFALATKVPLVLMDEPTNGLDIPSKSTFRKLVAGAMTDERCIVISTHQVRDLDSLIDAVLILHQGKIVYNEDLNALAAEATAQPNLESLFQEVIQFH
- a CDS encoding GntR family transcriptional regulator, giving the protein MNFHNQIPIYLQIAEHIGEQILTQRWKPDDKIPSIRELAVQLEVNPNTVQRTYDFLQTQEVIFTKRGLGYFVAPNGEQNYLNWRKETFVQNELPIFFKQIRLLKMSFEELEKRFYEYETI